A genomic region of Dreissena polymorpha isolate Duluth1 unplaced genomic scaffold, UMN_Dpol_1.0 chrUn030, whole genome shotgun sequence contains the following coding sequences:
- the LOC127863722 gene encoding probable maltase-glucoamylase 2, producing the protein MASLIKFSRSLLLVAFFLPLTPAPMTYGYEPFATNRRTSHFIHMFTTRFGSDFHNRSIAYTPEATSNTPNKLSALTSRLQNQSISQRELNVTRLLTTATNAPSTSLTPSTSRPTMATPPAIPSAATAPITPSPAHALSTSLTPSTTRPTIVTPPAIPSAATAPITPSPAHGGLGMVINILFAILVVVVAILLVITTRCLLSLKGSIEKATNYRKPEKIPL; encoded by the exons ATGg cTTCTCTTATTAAGTTTTCACGATCCCTTCTACTGGTGGCGTTTTTCCTACCACTAACCCCCGCGCCTATGACATATGGATATGAACCCTTCGCAACAAATCGTCGAACATCACATTTTATTCATATGTTTACAACAAGATTTGGAAGCGATTTTCATAATCGAAGTATTGCCTATACACCCGAGGCGACATCAAATACTCCCAATAAGTTATCTGCCTTAACTTCAAGACTTCAAAACCAGTCAATATCGCAGAGAGAACTTAACGTCACAAGATTGTTAACGACAGCGACCAATGCTCCCAGTACTAGTCTAACACCTTCAACTTCAAGACCCACCATGGCGACCCCTCCGGCGATTCCGTCAGCTGCGACGGCGCCGATAACCCCAAGTCCCGCCCACGCTCTCAGTACTAGTCTAACACCTTCAACAACAAGACCCACCATCGTGACCCCGCCGGCGATTCCGTCGGCTGCGACGGCGCCCATAACCCCAAGTCCCGCCCATGGTGGACTTGGCATGGTCATCAATATTTTGTTTGCCATATT AGTAGTTGTGGTGGCAATACTACTGGTGATAACCACCCGTTGTTTACTGTCGCTGAAAGGATCCATAGAGAAGGCTACGAACTACCGAAAACCCGAGAAGATACCGCTTTGA